A segment of the Malaclemys terrapin pileata isolate rMalTer1 chromosome 1, rMalTer1.hap1, whole genome shotgun sequence genome:
CTAATGAAGTAAAGGTACCCTTATTTCTATTCTTACTCTTAGCCTTCTGCATTAAGGAAGGCACTTTGCCTCAGAGCTCCTCAATGGCAGAATATAACCCAAGACTTCAGTCTTCTCCTTACAAAAATGGACAAAccaattcagcagagcacttaagcatgtatgtAGGGTGTTTTGCTCCATCAGGACCTTAATTGAGGAAGTCTGAGGATTGCAAGCAGCTAAGTACCAGTCAGATGTGTCAAACTTGTCAATTCATCCATTAGTCTGATGAAAGATTACATGTTGAAATCATTTTAGTATTTTGATTACCAATGTTTTGTAATGTGCTCAGCCATGTAGTATTGGGATACTGTATTAAAAACTAGAAAACCAGGATTTTTGGTTATGCGGAAGACATATCCACTACTATAAATTCAGCAATGGCCTGAAATTAAAAATGTTGCTAACCATTGCTAATAAGAAGTTGCCAAATAAGTTGCAAGCTGAAAAACATGGTACTCATGAATTCATTAGGGATACAGTTCTATATTTGATTATCTCTAACATGCCCAGTACAAGTACCCTAAAAACATAAGGCCCAGAGTCAATACCACACCCTGTGGCCAACACCACACATCCTCCCTACTCCCAAAGCAAAACCGGTGTAGGATTTTGCACACCCTGCAAAAAAACTGGCATCCGAGTTAACTCTTTACTAAATACCAGGATAGGGAAAAGAAGAAACAGGATTGGGAAACCATCTAGTGATGTCTCTGATCCCAAAAATTTGGGGTTGACTTATACCAGTAACTCCTAAAGTGGGGTTCCCACACTCCTGGGTGTCCACCCTGGGTTATGCAGGGGTCTGTCCCTTGAGCCAGGCCAGAACACAACAGCATTCTGGCACTTTTGCCGCAcagagaacaaaatggcatcctctgcatAGCATGACCTCACACATGCTGTGAGAGAGAAGTCACATTGGCAGATATGTTCCAATAGTACCAGAAACGAAAGGGGTCCAGGACATTTAGTCAGATGCCAAAGGGGTCCTTGGCAGAAAATAACTTGCAAACCACTGACTTATACAATACATCCCTCATCCTTCAAAACTGAAACATCTCACAAGAACACTATGCTGAAGGTTCCAGACTGGTGGGTTGCCTTAAGAAGCTGAAAATCTTAAAAGGTGTAGTGATTAAGGAAAGGATTAAACTGAACAAAAATGATTTTCCTCTCAGGTGGACGCTGAAGGTCAGATGTGCTATGCCTCCCTCGATCACAGCATCAAGGAAAAACACAGGAAGCCTAGGAAAAAGAAAGCTCCTCCGTTAGAAGTGAATGAAGAAGAGATGCCATCTAAAAACAGCACCCTGGCTTCCCAAACTAGCATTTATCTCAACAGTGACCAGCTGGCCGCTGAAAATAAACCAACAGAGGAAGCCATTCATGATGACCCTATCAGACTGTTTGGCTTGATTCATGCAACATAGGAAAAGACTCCTAAAGAGGATCCCTGATCCAAATGATCACAGAAGATAAAGTAGATCTTTCACTTGTTTATGTTGTGGGAAAGAGACTGAATAAATAGTATCCTGAATTTGGGAGAATAGCTTGGTAAATGAAACACTGATCAATGGTATAAATGGGTAAGTGATGCATTCAAATTGCTGGGCATAACTGCAAACTAATTTAGGTCAGCAGGTAGCAGGATTTTAGACACAGACTGCTAATTTTTAAAGCAACCCAAAGAAGAGCTGGCCGCCTTCATATGTATCTATTTTGTAAAGGAGTTACAAAAGCCAAGTATCTCTCAGAATTTGCCCCCAAATTAGCAATTATCCTGCATACTTTATAGCAGGACTTACTTCTTCATTTCTGTTGTCCATGGATCCCACTTCAAGGGATCTAAAATGGGCCACATGGCCCTCTGTAGAAAGCTAGCATATTTTGTCTGTTATTCTATGTTGTTTCAGTAGTAGTTTGGGAAATCAGAGGCACTTTAAGACTGACATATTTAATAGTTAAAACTTGTTCTGCTGTTCAATATTTAATACTTTGCTACTGTGACCTGCAGTAATATTTAAGGTTAATTAGAAAATGATGTAACTGCTTCAGTTCATTTCATTAGTGCTTTGTACATCCAGCAAATTTAATGATATCCCTTGTATACTCTTAGCTTCCTATGGTGAACAGTACTAGAATCTCAAATCTCTACTTCTGTACCAATAACATTTTATCTGTCTGTATTCAACAGTctataaaatagggttaccatacgtccggattttcccggacatgtccggcttttgggggttcaaatccctgtccggggggaaatccccaaaagccgggcatgtccgggaaaatcgggagggaggaatggagggctcgggcggggcctctttggccgggtcggtgcggggccgggccggggtcgcggggccgggggcatggtgccgggccaggcgtggggccgggcggggagccgggcggtgcgccgggccgcgggccggggtagcgggggggtgcgcggggccgcgagccgggccggggtagcgggggggtgcgcggggccgcgagccggggtagcggggggggtgcgccgggccgcggggccgggcggggagccggtccggggtagcggggggggtgcgcggggccgcgagccggtccggggtagcggggggggggtgcgccgggccgcggggccgggcggggagccggtccggggtagcggggtggggggtgcgccgggccgcggggccgggcggggagccggtccagggtagcgggggggtgcgccgggccgcggggccgggcggggagccggtccagggtagcgggggggtgcgccgggccgcggggccgggcggggagccggtccggggtagcgggggggtgcgccgggccgcggggccgggcggggagccggtccggggtagcggggggtgcgccgggccgcggggccgggcggggagccggtccggggtagcgggggggtgcgc
Coding sequences within it:
- the LOC128846464 gene encoding T-cell receptor-associated transmembrane adapter 1, which codes for MEFECHFSIWGLLAFMTMGLIVSLVINISYCIANKQKGYTYRDYQEYNPSYEDDYTEECPVYGNLNQEILDECCYEQMKAHPRRNANEVKVDAEGQMCYASLDHSIKEKHRKPRKKKAPPLEVNEEEMPSKNSTLASQTSIYLNSDQLAAENKPTEEAIHDDPIRLFGLIHAT